The Halopelagius inordinatus genomic interval ACGTATCCCTGGTGGTGTTTGTCGTGGTGCAGTTCCATGATTCGCTCGTCGATAACCGGTTCGAGCGCGTCGTAGTCGTACGGGAGGTCCGGAAGTTCGTAGGTGGACATAGTGCTTCGAACGAATCCACGGCAGGCGTCCGGTTAAATGTTAGCCAAATTATACTTTCGGGGCACTTTCACCGCCGAAAAACAGTCGCGGTCTCCCGTCTGTTCAGTCGATATCGACCGCCGCCGACGCCGCCTCGCGGCGGTCGTACTCTATTTCGCGTGCCACGTCCGCGGCGATATCTCGCCCGAACTCGCGTTCGACGAGGTGGAGTGCCAGGTCAATGCCGGAGGTGACGCCGCCGGCGGTGAGGACGTCGCCGTCGTCTACGAACCGGGCGTCTCGCACGTCGGCACCGGCGTCTTCGAGGTCCGAAATCGCCGAGTGGTGAGTGACCGCCGGACGGCCGTCGAGGAGGCCCGCGCGGGCAAGGAGCATCCCGCCGGTACAGACGCCGGCGACGGTCATCCCGAACTCCGAGAACGCCGCGAGCGCTCCCGGGATATCCCCCTTTTTCGCCTCCATCCCCGCACCCGGCTTCGCGGCGTCGCTCCACCCGCCGCCTGGAACGACGATAAGGTCCGTCGATACCGACGCCTCGGGGTCCAGTTGGCCGTCGACGACCACCTCCATCCCGTGATTCGCGGTGACCGTCGTTCGGTCGTCGAGCGTCACGAGTCGCGCGTCGCAGTCCGCACCGAACCCGGCGGCCGTCCGAAACACCTCGTAAGGCCCGACAGCGTCCAGTTCGTCGAATCCGTCGTAGAGGAGGATGGCAACGTGGTACACGGTATCCAGTCGGTCCCGGTGCGTAAATCCGTTCGGCCTAGTCGCCGCGCGCCGCCTCGAACATCGCAATCGCGTCCTCGCGCCGTTCCGCGTGGTCCACTATCGGGTCCGGGTACCCCTCGGATAACTCCGCTCGCCGGGTCGGCGACAGTTCGTGCCACCGGTGGATATCCGCCGCGGGCACGTCGCGGAGTTCCGGCACGTACCGCCGGATGTACTCGGCGTCCGGGTCGTAGCGTTCGCCCTGTGTCATCGGGTTGAAAATCCGGAAGTACGGTTGGGCGTCCGTCCCGGTGGAGGCGGCCCACTGCCACCCGCCGGTGTCGTTCGCCGTGTCGTGGTCCACCAACCGGTCGCGGAAGTGCGCGTACCCCTCGCGCCAATCGAGAAGCAGGTCTTTCGTCAGAAACGAGGCGACGATCATCCGAACGCGGTTGTGCACGAACGCTTCCGCCTTCAGTTGCCGCATCCCGGCGTCCACGATGGGATAGCCCGTCTGACCCTCCTTCCACGCGCGAAGGGCCTCCGGGTCGTCGCGCCACTCGATGGCGTTCTCGTACTCCTTGTAGTTCTCCGCGACGACGTTCGGGTTGTACCGGAGGACGTGCGAGTAGAACTCCCGCCACGCCAACTGCGACTGAAACTCCCCGACGGACTCGTCTCTCTCGCCCGCGGCGGACGCTCTCGCCTCCGCGGTGGCCTCGTACACCTCTCGAATCCCGATGGTTCCGAACTTCAGGTCCGGAGAAAGGCCCGAGGTGGCGTCTCGCGCCGGATACTCTCGTCCCTCGGCGTACCGGTATATCGGGTCGTCGCAGAACTCCGCGAGGCGGCGTCTGGCGGCGTCCGTCCCCGCCTCCGGCACGTCGGCGTCGGGTCTCTCGAACCCGAGGTCCGAACACGTCGGAATCGGGTCACCCGACACCGAGGCCAACGCGTCCGACTCGGGCGCGGCGACCGGCGCGGGTTTCTCCCTGTCGCGCCACTTCTTCCAGAAGTACGAGTACACCGAGTAGGGGTCGCCCGCGTTGGTCGTTATCGACCCCGGTTCGTGGAAGATGGCGTCGTGAAACGACTCGCTCCGGACGCCCGCCTCGTCGAGGGCGCGCCGAACCGCGGCGTCGCGTTCTCTCGCGAGTCCGGAGTAATCCTCGTTCCAGACGACGCGGTCGATACCGTGCTCCGCGGCCAGTTCCGGGAGGACCGTCCGCGGGTCACCGCGTCGGACGACGAGGTCCGACCCCCGCTCTCGATACCACGCCCGCAGTTCGTCGAGTGCGTCCACGAGAAACTGCACGCGCGAAGCCCCGGCGTGGTCGAGAACCGCGTCGTCGAACACGAACACGGGGACCACGTCTCCCTCCGCCGCGGCCGCAGAGAGGCCGCGGTTGTCCGCCGCCCGCACGTCGCGGCGGTGCCAGTGGAGTTGCATACGCCCTCTCACGAGTCGGATCCCGTTAACGTCTCTGCCACACGCCCCTCGGTCGGGAGTACCCTCGGCTATCAGTCAGGTTGGGAGAACTTTACCGCCCGATAGTGGACGATTAGACGGCAGTCTCTCGGTTCCGGGGGCCGTTAAGAATCGGTAGGAATGGCCAAAAAACGGGAGACGTATCAGTGAAACTGAGTATGCGGCGCATACCTATCGGTGGAAAACGCTACGGTGGAGACGTAGTGCACAGAACTATCGACGGTGTGACGCGTCGCGCCGCGTCTCTGTTCGGGTCGCTTCGGTCGAGAGCGGCCGCGATGGGGCGTCGAAAAGACCCTCGCGTGGTCGTCCTCTCGATGGCGGCGTTCGCCGTCGTCGCGGGCGTCGGCGTCGGGACGATAGCCCAGTGGCCGCTTGCGGGCGTCGTCCTCTCGTTCGTGCTCGTCGGTACGCTTTCGGTCGTCTACACCGCCCCCGACGCGCCCGAATCCACGCGCGACGACCTGCGGGCGTTCTCCGCGGCGTTCCGCCGACCGGGCCGTCGGTGGAGCGACGGCGATTCCGCCTCGACGGACGACTCCCGCACGGCAGAACGGCGTCTCGAAGAGGCCGGACTGCTCGTCGAGGAAGACGGGCTTCCGCGCGTCGAACGCGACTTCGAGTCCGCGTGGCGGCGTCGAATCGTCTCTATGGACGGCCGCGAGGGAGACGCCGCGGCCCTCGCGTCTCTCATGCAGGTGTCCGAAGCGGAGGTGACGGTGGAGTGGGAGCCCGAAGCGTCGTCGCTCGTCGCCACCGTTCGCGGGGAACGCGCGGGCAACTGGCCGTCTCGGGCGGCGTTCGTCGCCGACGTGACCGCAGTCGCCGAGTTCCGGTCGGCGTTCCCGGAGTGGTGGTCGCTCTCTCCGGCGATGCGGACGCGCGTTCTCTCTGCGCTCAGACTCTGTCTCGATTGGTGTCCCGTCTGCGACGGGTCACTCTCGGTCGGGAAGCGACGGCGAAACGAGTTCGACGCGACGACGGTCCTCGCGGCGAGATGCGAGGCGTGCGGCGCGGACCTGTTCTCGGCCGAACTCGACGACGAACGCCTCCCTCCCCCGGCCGTTCCCGTCGATGCGGACGGAGAGCGCTGACGCCGAGTCAACCGAGAGAGACCGGGTCCACGTCCGCCCGCCGTCCGTCGAGGACGCCGAACCGTTCTCCGCGCAGACGCTCCAACAGGTGGAGCAGACGCTCCGCCCAGCGGAGTTTCCGCGCCTTCGCCTCCGTCACCGTCGGGTCGTCGAACTCCCACCCCGCAAAGAGGAGTCGGTCCGCACCGAACGCGTCCGCCGCGAACGCGGCGCGGTCACCGTCGGTGAACCCGCCGAAGTTGTAGACGGCGGCGACGGGCGCCGCTTGGGTCGTCGCGAGGACGTGGTCCGAGTCGTATCTCGGGACCCACTCGCGCACCGCCGAAACGTTGTCGCCGTGGGCGTGTGCCGCGACGGGCGTTCCCTCCCGCGTCAACTCCCGCGCCGTCTCGGGGTTTTTGTCTAAATCCGTCACCATCAGGTCCACGTCGAACCCGGCGTCTCGGACCGCGTCGGCGGCCGTCGACGCGGCGAACACCCGGTCGGCCTCGCCGACGCGTTCGAGTTCCGCCGGAAGCGACGGCGCGGCACCGACGACTGCGACTGTGTCTCCGGTACAGTCGACTCTCTCGAAATCGAACGGCGTCGCGTACTCGGCGAGGACGTCCCTCGCGCGTTCGTCGCCCGCCCGCGGGTAGCCGAAGTCGGACAATATCGACTCGTACACCGGTTCCCACGCTTCGAAACGCACGGCTATCGCTCTCCGATAATAGTACGGTGTGGGCCGGAATGGCACCAAGTACCCCTACCCGTATGCCCTTCCGGCGTCCAGTAGTCCGTTTTACAGTCGTCCGTCATAAGTTTTCTCTTAACTGAGTCCGCGAACGCCCGGAAACGCCCTTCGAGAGGCCGCTGGCACGATATGGACTAGCAAACGTCGGCCTCTTCGGTCTCATCCGTTCACTCCGTCTCCGAGACGACGGCGTCGAGTGCGGCACCGACGGCGTCGGAGGGGGACTCGACCGCCGCACGCGTCGCCTGCAGGGTGGTCGGCGTCCCGAACAGGAGGGTTCCGCTCGTCGTCCCGCGGACGAACGTCGCGCCGCCGTCGGACGCCGCCGCAGAGAGCGTCCGTTCGTCGTCCGGAGAGAGGCCGTCGATTTCGAAGACCCTGACGACGGTGTCTCCGGCCACGTCCGACTCGATTCCGAGGCGTTCGAGGTGCCGTTCGGTCTCTCGGGGCGTCGTCGCGTCGAGTTCCTCGACGGAAACGTCGTCTCTCGTGTGCACTCTGTCGCGGGCGAACGCCTCTCCGATGAGCGCCGCGTCGCGCGTCTCTCGGACGTCGTGGGTCCGAACCACGTGCGCGCCGCGTTCGACGGCCATCGACGTGGCCGCCAGAGACACCGGCAACGCCTCCTCGGTCGAACGCCCGGCGAACTCGCGGAGGAAGTTCTTCCGGTTGATGGAGACGAGAATCGGCTGTCCCAACCCGCGGAACTCCCGGAGACGACGAAACGTCTCTCTGTCGTGTTCGAGCGTCTTCGCTTCCGACCACCCGCCGAACGCCGGGTCGACGATGGTCTTGTCGGTGAGTCCGTTCCGCTTCAACGCCTCGTAGATGTCGTCTACCTCCTCGACCGCGCCCGGCCGTTCGAGGTCAGGGGGACTCGCCATCTTCGCGACGGCGGCGTCGTGCTCCGCACAGACCCGCGGCATCTCCGGGTCGGCGAAGCCGCAGACGTCGTTGACCATGTCGAACCCCCGCGAGAGGGCCGCCTCCGCGACTTCGTGATACCGCGTCTCGATGGAGAAGACGGCGTCGCCGGAGACGGACGCTATCGCGTCGAGGGCCGTCTCCAGTCTGTCGAGTTCCTCGTCGGCCGACAGCACCTCGAACCGCTTGTTCGCCGATTCGAGTCCCACGTCGACGATATCCGCGCCCTCGTCTACGAGTTCGGTATCGACGTACTCGGCGGCGTCGCCGGCGTCGTCGAACACGCTGGGCTCGTACGGCGACTCCTCGGAGACGTTCAGGACGCCCATGATGCGGGGCGGATGGTCGTCGCCGATACCGAGTCCGGCCGCGTCCACGGTTTGCATGTCCCGAGAGAAGGACGGCGGTCACATAGTCCGCACGGTACGGGTAGACCGCCGAGTCACGCTCTTTTTATCCGCCCGTCGGCTACCTTCGACTCATGGCGAAGGTCAGTATCGGACTCCGCGGGTGGCGCTTCGAGGAGTCCGAGGTGTTCACAGACGACGAGGAGTTCAAACCGCTCGACGAGGTGCCCGACGACGCGAGGCGACGGCTCATCCGACTCAGCTATCTCGTCGGGAAACCGTGCGACGCCTGCTATCTCGTCCACGGCGAGGCGGAGAAACGCCGCTGTAATCAGGCGGCCATCGTCTACGGCGAACCGATGGAGGAGGTGCTTCTCTGCGACGACCACGAAGCGGACTTTCTCTACTGGTACCGCGAGGCGGGCGGCAGCGAGTTCCGCGGACGAGAGGAGTTCCGCGACGAGTTCCACGAGTGGTTCGCCGCGGGCGGCCGCGCCCCCGACGGGTACGGCGGACTCGAACACGTCGAGACGGACCCGAGCGAACTCCCGTCGCCGCCGGACCCCGACGAACTGAACGCCCGTCTCAACGAGAACTACGGCGGGAAGCGAAAGCGCATCGACCTCAAGGCGGGGACCGTCACGCACGACGAACCCGGCGGAGAGGCGAAGGACGGAGACGATGCCGCCTCGGAGATAGACGACTCCGACATCGACTTCGACAGAGAGTACCCCACGAAGTAGATGCCTCCGCGAACACAGAAACCGGTCGTCGTCATCGTCGACCCGAAGACGCCCGGTAACGTCGGCACTATCGCCCGCGCGATGAAGAACTTCGGTCTGACTGACCTCAAACTCGTGAATCCGCCGGAGATGGGCCGCGACAGCGAGGCGTACGGCTTCGCCGGACACGCCCGCGAAGACGTCCTCCCGAACGCAGAAGAGGTAACCTTCGAGGAGATAGTCGAGAACTACCACACCGTCGGCACCACCGCGATAACGAACGAAGACAGCAGAAAGCACGTCCGCTTCCCGTTCAAGACGCCTCTCGAAGTTCGAGAGAGCCTCGAAACCGTCGAGACGAAGACCGCACTCGTCTTCGGGCGGGAGGGAAAGGGCCTGAACAACGAGGAACTCGCCCGACTGGACGAGGTGTGTTCCATCCCGGCGAGTTCCGAGTACCCCGTGTTGAACCTCGGTCAGGCCGCGACGGTGCTTTTCTACGAACTGCGAACGCTCACCGTCGAGGAGACGCAACTCCCCGACGTGGAGCGCGAACGCGCCGACGAGGCGGACGTAGACCGCTTCTACGACTTCTTCTCTCAGTTCCTCGACTCCGTCGAACACCGCGACCACAAGCGCCCGAAGACGATGCGGATGATGCGCCGCCTCCTCGGACGCGCCCACCCGACCGAACGCGAGGTACACACCCTCATCGGCATCTTCCGGCGTGCGAACCGCTATCTGGGCGAACGCGCCTACAGCGCCGACGCCGACGCCGATGCCGACTCGGACGCGGACGCGAAGGCGGACGCCGACGCCGACGCGCAGGTCGAACCGCGTCCGGACGACGACTGACCGCCGCGCCCCCGACGCCTCGCGCCGCCGCCTCGGACTCAGTTCTCGCCCTCGCCGCCCTCGCGCCGCGCGAACATCGTCAACGCCACCATCGAACAGACTTCCTCGCCGTCCCCGTTCGCGGTCGTTATCCGCACGCGGACGAGTCCCCGACGCTCCGTCTCCGGCGTCGTCTCGAGTATCTCGGTCCGGACCGACAGCGTCTCGCCGGGTCGAACGGGCCGTCGCCACCGGAGTTCGTCGACGCCTTTCGCACCGAGCGCCGCCGTCTCCGAGAGGAACTCGTCGACCAACATCCGCATCGTCATCGCGGTGGTGTGCCACCCGCTCGCGATGATGCCGCCGTACATCGACTCGGCTTCGGCCCGTTCGGGGTCGGTGTGGAACCACTGGGGGTCGTAGCTCTCCGCGAACTCGCGTATCTCCGCCTCCGTCACGTCGTAACTTCCGAACTCCGCCTCGTCGCCGACGGAGAAATCCTCGAAGAACGTCGTCATTGGACGCACGTCGTCCGCCGCCGCCAAGTACGTACGGGTGCGGGGAACCACCCGACGGGCGCGCAATCGAGCGACTACGCGGCCTCTCGGTAACCGTTTTGCGCGTCGCACCCCAACGAACGGTATGGCCTCTCGTCCACCCCGACGACACCGCCCGCTGATGCTTCTGGTGGGCGTCTCGGTTCTGGCGTTCTACTCGCTTCTGTCGTACGGGAGTTACGTCCTGTTGGTGACGCTGTGGCGGTTGCGCCCCGACCCGGTGACGGCGGGACTCGTCGTCGGCGCGACGACGGTTCTCTTCGGGTACGCGAGTTTCCGCGTCGGCACGCGCCGCCTGCTGTCGCGCCTCGACGCGCGCGAACTCCCCCGGACGGAGTATCCGGGCGTCTACGGCATCTTGGACGGCCTCGCGGCGGAGATGGACCTCGACGCGCCCCGGATATTGGTGACGCGGCTCTCCGTCCCGAACGCGATGGCACTCGACACCGCCGGCCGCGACGCCGTCGTCCTCGACGCCTCGCTGTTTCGACTCCTCGACCGCGAGGAGTTCGCGGGACTGTTGGCGCACGAACTCGCGCACTTAGAGAGCAAAGACAGCCTCGTACAGACCCTCGCGTTCACGGCGCTTCAGACCGCGGTGGGGTTCGTCTCGCTTCTCGTCGCGCCGCCCGTCTTTCTCGTGACCGGCCTCGCCCTCGCGGCGGCGTGGGTCCGCGGCGACCCCGCGTCGTGGCCGCGGACGCTCCCCGGTAGAGTTCGGGCGCGCATAGAGGCGGCTGTCTCCGCCCTCATGCTCGGTATCACGCTTCTCGCGCGTGCGCACTCGCGACGCCGGGAGTTCGCCGCAGACGACAGGGCCGCCGAAGTGACCGGCCGACCGGTGGCTCTCGCCCGCGCGCTTCGGAAGATAGAGCGCACGGCCGACCCGCAGTTCGGCCTGCTCTCTCCGCTCTGGGTGTACGGCGAAGTCGAGTCCGAAGAGGAACGCGCGCTCTCGGACCTGTTCTCGACGCACCCCCGGACCGAAGACAGGGTCGAACGACTCCGCTCGCGCGCCGACTCCGGCCGAACCGAGATACGGGTCCGATAGGAGACAAAAGTTCCCGGCCCGTCCCTCGTCCCCGAGGCGGCGAACACTATCGGGAGAACACCCAATGGCATTCTCGACGGACGGTCACGTATGTCCGATGCAACCGACGCCGCCGACGCGGCCCGACGAACCCTCGACGCGCGCGAGATAGCGG includes:
- a CDS encoding MaoC family dehydratase; the encoded protein is MTTFFEDFSVGDEAEFGSYDVTEAEIREFAESYDPQWFHTDPERAEAESMYGGIIASGWHTTAMTMRMLVDEFLSETAALGAKGVDELRWRRPVRPGETLSVRTEILETTPETERRGLVRVRITTANGDGEEVCSMVALTMFARREGGEGEN
- a CDS encoding M48 family metallopeptidase codes for the protein MLLVGVSVLAFYSLLSYGSYVLLVTLWRLRPDPVTAGLVVGATTVLFGYASFRVGTRRLLSRLDARELPRTEYPGVYGILDGLAAEMDLDAPRILVTRLSVPNAMALDTAGRDAVVLDASLFRLLDREEFAGLLAHELAHLESKDSLVQTLAFTALQTAVGFVSLLVAPPVFLVTGLALAAAWVRGDPASWPRTLPGRVRARIEAAVSALMLGITLLARAHSRRREFAADDRAAEVTGRPVALARALRKIERTADPQFGLLSPLWVYGEVESEEERALSDLFSTHPRTEDRVERLRSRADSGRTEIRVR
- a CDS encoding 6-hydroxymethylpterin diphosphokinase MptE-like protein, coding for MRFEAWEPVYESILSDFGYPRAGDERARDVLAEYATPFDFERVDCTGDTVAVVGAAPSLPAELERVGEADRVFAASTAADAVRDAGFDVDLMVTDLDKNPETARELTREGTPVAAHAHGDNVSAVREWVPRYDSDHVLATTQAAPVAAVYNFGGFTDGDRAAFAADAFGADRLLFAGWEFDDPTVTEAKARKLRWAERLLHLLERLRGERFGVLDGRRADVDPVSLG
- a CDS encoding DJ-1/PfpI family protein, whose amino-acid sequence is MYHVAILLYDGFDELDAVGPYEVFRTAAGFGADCDARLVTLDDRTTVTANHGMEVVVDGQLDPEASVSTDLIVVPGGGWSDAAKPGAGMEAKKGDIPGALAAFSEFGMTVAGVCTGGMLLARAGLLDGRPAVTHHSAISDLEDAGADVRDARFVDDGDVLTAGGVTSGIDLALHLVEREFGRDIAADVAREIEYDRREAASAAVDID
- a CDS encoding RNA methyltransferase, which gives rise to MPPRTQKPVVVIVDPKTPGNVGTIARAMKNFGLTDLKLVNPPEMGRDSEAYGFAGHAREDVLPNAEEVTFEEIVENYHTVGTTAITNEDSRKHVRFPFKTPLEVRESLETVETKTALVFGREGKGLNNEELARLDEVCSIPASSEYPVLNLGQAATVLFYELRTLTVEETQLPDVERERADEADVDRFYDFFSQFLDSVEHRDHKRPKTMRMMRRLLGRAHPTEREVHTLIGIFRRANRYLGERAYSADADADADSDADAKADADADAQVEPRPDDD
- the folP gene encoding dihydropteroate synthase, giving the protein MQTVDAAGLGIGDDHPPRIMGVLNVSEESPYEPSVFDDAGDAAEYVDTELVDEGADIVDVGLESANKRFEVLSADEELDRLETALDAIASVSGDAVFSIETRYHEVAEAALSRGFDMVNDVCGFADPEMPRVCAEHDAAVAKMASPPDLERPGAVEEVDDIYEALKRNGLTDKTIVDPAFGGWSEAKTLEHDRETFRRLREFRGLGQPILVSINRKNFLREFAGRSTEEALPVSLAATSMAVERGAHVVRTHDVRETRDAALIGEAFARDRVHTRDDVSVEELDATTPRETERHLERLGIESDVAGDTVVRVFEIDGLSPDDERTLSAAASDGGATFVRGTTSGTLLFGTPTTLQATRAAVESPSDAVGAALDAVVSETE
- a CDS encoding cryptochrome/photolyase family protein, whose translation is MQLHWHRRDVRAADNRGLSAAAAEGDVVPVFVFDDAVLDHAGASRVQFLVDALDELRAWYRERGSDLVVRRGDPRTVLPELAAEHGIDRVVWNEDYSGLARERDAAVRRALDEAGVRSESFHDAIFHEPGSITTNAGDPYSVYSYFWKKWRDREKPAPVAAPESDALASVSGDPIPTCSDLGFERPDADVPEAGTDAARRRLAEFCDDPIYRYAEGREYPARDATSGLSPDLKFGTIGIREVYEATAEARASAAGERDESVGEFQSQLAWREFYSHVLRYNPNVVAENYKEYENAIEWRDDPEALRAWKEGQTGYPIVDAGMRQLKAEAFVHNRVRMIVASFLTKDLLLDWREGYAHFRDRLVDHDTANDTGGWQWAASTGTDAQPYFRIFNPMTQGERYDPDAEYIRRYVPELRDVPAADIHRWHELSPTRRAELSEGYPDPIVDHAERREDAIAMFEAARGD